The following nucleotide sequence is from candidate division WOR-3 bacterium.
CCATATTAAGGTTCCAAGAAGCTATATATCCGGAAACCCACTTATTCCAGTCTTCTGAAAAGAAGTTAATTCCATATAAAAGGGATAGTGTTATAAAGATTTTCCTCATTTTTAACCTCCTTATTTATCTTATTTTTATTATAATCAAAGTCAATAGGTTCTTCATTTAATTAGACCCCAGATAACGTGCCATATTACATCAGTCCAAAAATGGATTTCTACTGCAGTTAGAAATCCATTTTTTCGGAAAAAATAGGCGGTAAAAATAGAAAGAATCCCATTTAGAAGAATAATTCCAGAAAATAAGCACGAAGGGATTTCTCTAAGAGAATTCAACCCAAGGAGAATCATAACAGAAGGAAGATGAGCAAAGCCAAAGGTAATGGCAGAAAAGATAGAGACAATCCAAAAAATTTGATTCTGCCATTTTCCTCTTAGAATTGAAGAGAGGAACCAAACCCAAGAAGAGATAAAAAACAAACGGAAAATTATTTCTTCACCAATGGCTGCACTAATAGAAGCTATAAGTGAAGTGGGGAATGGAGGATGAGGTAGTGGTGTTCCCAAATAATGGGTTAAAATTATATCAGCTAGAATGAAAAAGAATCCAATCCCTCCACCAACAAAAATTGGAATAAGGAGCCTTTCCTTATTAGAACTTTTTGGATCCCAAAGATTAGCAAAGCCAAGTTTTTCCGAGAGTTTTATTCCAATAAGACCCAACCCTCCATAAAAAATGAGAATAATAAATCCATTTATAATAGCGAGTTTTGGCTTTGAAATGGTTGTTTCTTGGAGCTTTAAAGAGGTTCCTTGAGGCAGAAATACATTTATAGCTCCTACAATGGCAAATATTATAATAAAGCCAATATATATCTTAATTGATATATTTAGTTTTTTATTTTTCATTTTTACTTATTTTCTTCTATTTTTGTAAAAACTTTAAAAAATTTGTTAACTGATTCTTCTTCTAAATTTCTATTGTATTCCCTTACAATCTTTTTAGCATTATAAATATTTCCAAAATAATATCTCTTTGAGAGAAGAAAATAAATAATAAAAGCATTCCCATATTCTTCTTTAAGTAATTTGTATAAAGTGAAATAGAGTAAAGGAGCATTAAGAATAAAGGCATTAATTCCTTTCCCAAAATTTCCTCCATAAATTTGTCCTGCTCCAGGAATGAAAAAAGAGAGACATTCTGCGAGTTTTTCTGACTTATATTTCAGATTTTTTGCTTGAGTAAGTAAAGAGTCTACTTCTTTGACAAAAATTTCGTCTTTCTCTTCCAAATAAATATTTAAGGCTATTCTTGCAGAATCCCATTCGTAAGAGCAAATATAAGAAATTCCAAGAAAAAGAGAAGCTTCTCTTTTTATATTAGAATATTTGTTTAGAGATAGAACTTCCCAAAGGATTTCCTTTGCTTTATTATATTCCTTTAATGCAATATATGTTACACACAAATCTATTTTTCTTTCCTCTTTTGCGCTATCATTTTCTTCGAAAAGGATAGAAGACTCTAAACTTAAAATAGAATTTTCTAAATCTCCCTTTTCTCTATATCCAAGAGCCATTTTATAATAAGCATAACTGACTTTTTCTCCTTCTGGGTTGAAATAAATGTAACGCTTGTATTCGTGAATAGCTTCTTCATAAAGCCCAGCATCAAAACATTTATCTGCAA
It contains:
- a CDS encoding CPBP family glutamic-type intramembrane protease, whose translation is MKNKKLNISIKIYIGFIIIFAIVGAINVFLPQGTSLKLQETTISKPKLAIINGFIILIFYGGLGLIGIKLSEKLGFANLWDPKSSNKERLLIPIFVGGGIGFFFILADIILTHYLGTPLPHPPFPTSLIASISAAIGEEIIFRLFFISSWVWFLSSILRGKWQNQIFWIVSIFSAITFGFAHLPSVMILLGLNSLREIPSCLFSGIILLNGILSIFTAYFFRKNGFLTAVEIHFWTDVIWHVIWGLIK